In the genome of Gloeomargarita sp. SRBZ-1_bins_9, one region contains:
- a CDS encoding response regulator transcription factor yields the protein MSPHVLLVDDEPGLRQAVQAYLEDSGFTVTTAPNAQVAWELLQQQRPDVVVSDIMMPQVNGYEFLQRLRQDPRFHHLPVIFLTARGLTKDRIAGFRAGVDAYIPKPFDPEELVAVIENLLRRKEPPSPDVVQQLAEIKALLTQQGHLLPKEPPPIELTPRERSVLELLAQGLMNKEIAHRLNTSVRNVEKYVSRLFAKTGTNSRTELVRFALEHGLAK from the coding sequence ATGTCTCCCCATGTGCTGTTGGTGGATGACGAGCCTGGTTTACGCCAAGCCGTCCAAGCCTACCTCGAAGACAGCGGTTTTACAGTCACCACCGCCCCCAACGCCCAGGTCGCCTGGGAACTGTTGCAACAGCAGCGCCCCGATGTGGTGGTCTCCGACATCATGATGCCCCAGGTGAATGGCTACGAGTTTCTGCAGCGCCTGCGCCAGGACCCCCGTTTTCACCACCTGCCGGTAATTTTTCTCACCGCCCGGGGACTGACCAAGGACCGGATTGCCGGGTTTCGCGCCGGGGTGGACGCCTATATCCCCAAACCCTTTGACCCGGAGGAACTGGTGGCGGTGATCGAAAACCTCCTGCGCCGCAAGGAACCCCCCTCCCCCGATGTGGTGCAGCAGTTGGCCGAAATTAAAGCCCTGTTGACCCAGCAGGGGCACCTCCTTCCCAAGGAACCTCCACCTATCGAGCTAACCCCCCGGGAACGCAGCGTTCTGGAACTCCTGGCCCAGGGGCTAATGAACAAAGAAATCGCCCACCGCTTGAACACCAGCGTCCGCAACGTGGAAAAGTACGTCAGCCGCCTGTTTGCCAAAACCGGCACCAACAGCCGCACCGAATTGGTCCGCTTCGCCCTGGAACACGGCCTGGCCAAATAA
- a CDS encoding CHASE2 domain-containing serine/threonine-protein kinase, with translation MAGWFRHGWETGRRWSGWPAVVGGCLVGLVITGVRWVGAFQPLELALYDQMLRWRPPEPTDKRVLVVGITEADIQRLGQWPLRDGVLARAIQVLLAAQPRVIGLDLYRDIPQPPGTAHLHQLLAQNPHLIVVCKLGDGQSPGIKPPPVVTPETMVVRVGFADILVDAGGTVRRALLGVRPDPSAPCPTPHALAVQAALRYLAPLGIQPRQTPDGTIVLGRGVFPRLTPRSGPYQGLDDRGYQILLNYRGARQGVAQVTLGELLAHQVPPALIRDRLVLIGTTAASAKDEFYTPYSAGLTDDQKMAGVVIHGQIASQLISAALDGRPQIWYWPQGWEIVWTWVWAGVGGLLGWRLRHPWQLALGLVAGVLGLGVLAVALLRVGGWIPLAPPVLGWMTAAMGVVAYRAYETDRQHRLVAAKVAQQQEQITRLQTLLATTQVTALGPLGTQPTRQETGLLAGRYQVERVLGKGGFGCTYLAHDTQRPGRPPCVVKQLRPARTDAQFLEIARRLFNTEAEILEVLGRHPQIPQLLAYFEENQEFYLVQEYIEGTGLDQELTPGQTHDEAYTLALLRGILEVLAFVHAHQVIHRDIKPANLIRRAKDQRLVLIDFGAVKQIRPAIGHDETEYTVAVGTRGYAPSEQMGGRPQLNSDLYAVGMIAIQALTGKPPRDLELHPDTGLPIWRPYAQVSPRLADILDKMVAYFYTERYQTAIEVLRDLQMLL, from the coding sequence GTGGCAGGCTGGTTCCGGCATGGGTGGGAGACGGGGAGGCGTTGGTCCGGCTGGCCGGCAGTGGTGGGGGGATGCCTGGTGGGGCTGGTCATCACCGGGGTGCGTTGGGTAGGAGCATTCCAGCCCCTGGAGTTGGCCCTTTATGACCAAATGCTGCGCTGGCGCCCGCCTGAGCCAACCGATAAACGGGTGCTGGTGGTGGGAATTACCGAGGCCGATATTCAGCGCCTGGGGCAGTGGCCTCTACGGGATGGTGTCCTGGCCAGGGCAATCCAGGTGTTACTGGCGGCCCAACCTCGGGTCATCGGCCTGGACTTGTACCGAGACATTCCCCAGCCCCCCGGCACCGCCCACCTGCACCAGCTACTGGCCCAAAACCCTCATCTCATCGTGGTTTGCAAGTTAGGGGATGGCCAAAGTCCCGGGATTAAACCACCGCCGGTGGTGACGCCGGAAACGATGGTGGTGCGGGTGGGGTTTGCCGACATTCTGGTAGATGCGGGGGGAACGGTGCGCCGGGCCTTGCTGGGGGTGCGACCGGACCCGAGTGCGCCCTGCCCGACCCCCCATGCCTTAGCAGTCCAGGCGGCGTTGCGGTATTTAGCTCCCCTGGGCATTCAACCCCGCCAAACCCCCGACGGCACGATTGTCTTGGGCCGGGGAGTTTTCCCGCGCTTAACCCCTCGCAGTGGGCCGTACCAGGGACTCGACGACCGGGGGTACCAAATCCTGTTGAACTACCGGGGGGCGCGCCAGGGGGTTGCCCAGGTGACCTTGGGGGAACTGCTGGCGCACCAAGTGCCACCGGCGCTGATCCGGGACCGGTTGGTGTTGATCGGGACCACGGCTGCCAGCGCCAAGGATGAGTTCTATACCCCCTACAGCGCCGGATTAACCGATGACCAGAAAATGGCGGGGGTGGTGATTCATGGCCAAATTGCCAGCCAGCTCATCAGCGCCGCCCTCGACGGTCGCCCCCAGATTTGGTACTGGCCCCAGGGGTGGGAAATTGTATGGACCTGGGTCTGGGCCGGGGTGGGGGGACTCCTAGGCTGGCGATTGCGGCATCCTTGGCAGTTGGCGCTGGGTCTAGTGGCTGGGGTGCTGGGCCTGGGTGTGCTGGCAGTGGCCTTGTTGCGGGTGGGGGGGTGGATTCCCCTGGCGCCGCCAGTCCTGGGCTGGATGACCGCAGCGATGGGGGTGGTAGCCTACAGGGCCTACGAAACTGACCGGCAACATCGGCTAGTGGCAGCCAAGGTGGCCCAACAGCAGGAACAAATTACCCGGCTCCAGACCCTGTTGGCCACTACCCAGGTGACCGCCCTAGGACCCTTGGGGACGCAACCAACGCGGCAGGAAACTGGATTGCTGGCGGGTCGTTATCAGGTGGAGCGGGTGTTGGGGAAAGGGGGGTTTGGCTGCACCTATCTGGCCCATGACACCCAGCGCCCGGGGCGTCCCCCCTGTGTCGTCAAGCAATTGCGACCGGCCCGCACTGATGCCCAGTTCCTGGAGATTGCCCGGCGCCTGTTCAACACGGAGGCGGAAATTTTGGAAGTCTTAGGTCGGCACCCCCAGATTCCCCAACTCCTGGCCTATTTTGAAGAAAACCAAGAGTTTTACCTGGTGCAGGAGTACATCGAGGGAACGGGGCTGGACCAGGAATTAACGCCGGGGCAAACCCACGATGAAGCCTATACCCTGGCCCTGCTGCGGGGCATTTTAGAGGTGCTGGCGTTTGTCCATGCCCATCAGGTCATCCACCGGGACATCAAACCGGCCAATCTGATCCGGCGGGCCAAGGACCAGCGCTTGGTGTTGATTGACTTTGGGGCCGTCAAGCAGATCCGTCCCGCCATCGGCCACGACGAAACCGAGTACACCGTGGCGGTTGGCACCCGCGGCTATGCGCCGAGTGAACAGATGGGCGGACGCCCCCAACTCAACAGCGACCTGTATGCGGTGGGGATGATTGCCATCCAGGCCCTGACGGGCAAACCCCCCCGGGATTTGGAATTGCACCCCGATACGGGATTGCCCATTTGGCGGCCCTATGCCCAGGTCAGTCCCCGCCTGGCGGATATACTAGACAAAATGGTGGCTTACTTCTACACCGAGCGCTATCAAACGGCCATCGAGGTGCTGCGGGATTTGCAGATGTTACTTTAA
- a CDS encoding FHA domain-containing protein has product MELAMEEPLYIQLTWNDPQTGAVNQQTYLPPIAIGREYDQMPSHLGGKPVNRLVLPDRQISRYHALIISSGGKVLLTDRSANGTELNGERFHQASRVLHGQDVIRLGSHRITVTFTTTNDPNATQINTPTTAAPHTLSPKQPASYTGLVIVLALVLVMIAAAATWTLVTTLLEQFRPKSSPPSPQVMAWNR; this is encoded by the coding sequence GTGGAGTTAGCCATGGAAGAACCCCTGTACATCCAACTGACCTGGAACGATCCCCAAACCGGGGCGGTCAATCAGCAGACCTACCTGCCTCCCATTGCCATTGGCCGTGAATACGACCAGATGCCCAGTCACCTGGGGGGCAAACCCGTCAACCGCCTGGTTTTACCGGACCGGCAGATTTCCCGGTATCACGCCCTGATCATCAGCAGCGGCGGAAAAGTCCTTCTCACGGACCGCAGCGCCAACGGCACCGAACTCAACGGGGAACGGTTCCACCAAGCCAGCCGCGTCCTGCACGGTCAAGACGTCATTCGCCTGGGCAGTCACCGCATCACCGTCACCTTCACCACCACCAACGACCCCAATGCCACTCAGATCAACACCCCCACCACCGCCGCCCCCCATACCCTAAGCCCCAAACAGCCCGCCAGTTACACCGGCTTGGTCATCGTCCTGGCCCTGGTGCTGGTGATGATTGCCGCCGCCGCCACCTGGACCCTGGTGACCACCCTTCTGGAGCAGTTCCGTCCCAAATCCTCGCCCCCTTCCCCGCAGGTCATGGCCTGGAACCGATGA
- a CDS encoding thioesterase family protein has product MKQEWFIYPVQVYPQDTDYAGVVWHGRYLYWLEQARVAWLDQQGIKFRDLVAANCDLPVVDLFIRYHRPVYLGDEVLVKTRLRPRQGVRLVWDYELTRQGEPVCTAVVSLAPLNRLTGKLYRRLPPLLDRVFAAWERDGRWV; this is encoded by the coding sequence ATGAAACAGGAATGGTTTATCTATCCGGTGCAAGTTTATCCCCAGGACACCGACTATGCGGGCGTTGTTTGGCACGGGCGCTACCTGTACTGGCTGGAACAAGCGCGGGTGGCCTGGTTAGACCAGCAGGGCATCAAGTTCAGGGACCTGGTGGCCGCCAATTGCGATTTACCCGTGGTGGATTTATTCATCCGTTACCATCGGCCCGTTTACTTGGGGGATGAAGTGCTGGTGAAAACGCGACTCCGGCCCCGCCAGGGGGTACGTTTAGTGTGGGATTACGAGTTAACCCGGCAGGGGGAACCCGTTTGTACGGCGGTGGTCTCCTTGGCTCCCCTGAATCGCCTCACTGGCAAACTCTACCGACGCCTGCCCCCCCTGCTCGATCGGGTTTTCGCGGCATGGGAACGGGATGGCCGATGGGTGTAA
- a CDS encoding Maf family protein produces the protein MHPPRLILASASPARRQLLRQIGIEPVVCPSGVDEEAITAPDPQTLVRTLATAKAQAVARRFDPPGVVLGCDSLLELDGVVHGKPETPEAAVAQLEKLSGRHGHLHTGHTLIDLSTGETLSRVATTQVFFARLTPAQISAYVQTGEPLQCAGAFALEGKGGLWVERLTGCPSNVIGLSLPLLREMMQHLGYDLTQYWESKVLQTSSQDC, from the coding sequence ATGCATCCCCCGCGTTTGATCTTGGCTTCGGCGTCACCGGCTCGGCGGCAACTGCTGCGGCAAATCGGCATCGAACCGGTGGTTTGTCCCAGCGGTGTGGACGAAGAGGCTATTACGGCCCCGGACCCCCAAACCCTGGTGAGGACCCTGGCGACCGCCAAAGCCCAAGCAGTGGCCCGCCGGTTTGACCCGCCCGGGGTGGTCCTGGGGTGTGATTCCCTGTTGGAACTCGACGGGGTGGTCCATGGCAAACCGGAAACCCCTGAAGCGGCGGTTGCCCAACTGGAAAAGCTCAGCGGTCGGCACGGCCATCTGCATACAGGCCACACCCTGATTGACCTGAGCACGGGGGAAACCCTCAGCCGCGTCGCCACCACCCAGGTCTTTTTTGCCCGGTTGACCCCCGCCCAGATAAGCGCCTACGTCCAAACGGGGGAACCCCTGCAGTGCGCCGGCGCCTTTGCCCTGGAAGGTAAAGGGGGCCTGTGGGTAGAACGCCTCACCGGCTGCCCCAGCAACGTCATCGGCCTCAGCCTGCCCCTGCTGCGGGAGATGATGCAACACCTGGGCTACGACCTCACCCAGTACTGGGAATCTAAAGTTTTGCAAACATCTTCCCAGGATTGTTAA
- a CDS encoding acetolactate synthase large subunit, protein MNTAELLVHCLENEGVEYIFGLPGEENLDLLEAISHSSIQFITTRHEQGAAFMADVYGRLTGRAGVCLSTLGPGATNLMTGVADANLDGAPLVAITGQVGTDRMHIESHQYLDLVAMFAPVTKWNAQIVRPSITPEIVRKAFKIAQQEKPGAVHIDLPENIAAMPAAGYALRQNRQEKICASERSISLAAEAIENAHSPLILVGNGAIRNQAHEALTAFAEQLNIPVANTFMGKGVIPYTHPLALWSVGLQLRDYINCALEHTDLVIAVGYDLVEYSPKKWNPQGTIPIIHIAQTAAEIDSSYIPIVEVVGDISASLQAISQRTNRRGKPDPYALRYRDEIRADYERYAQDTSFPIKPQKLIYDLRQVLGPDDIVICDVGAHKMWMARHYHCLKPNTCLISNGFAAMGIAVPGGIAAKLVAPDRHVVAVTGDGGFMMNCQELETALRVGTPFVTIIFNDGGYGLIEWKQYQHYGHSQYIRFNNPDFVKLAESMGLKGYRLETTEEFIPTLKTALEQPVPTVIDCPVDYRENLRFTQRAGDLVCRI, encoded by the coding sequence ATGAATACCGCTGAGTTATTGGTGCATTGTTTAGAAAATGAGGGTGTGGAATATATTTTTGGGTTACCCGGTGAGGAGAATTTGGACCTGTTAGAAGCCATTAGTCACTCTTCGATTCAGTTCATCACGACCCGCCACGAACAGGGAGCGGCTTTTATGGCGGATGTGTACGGGCGATTGACGGGGCGGGCAGGGGTGTGTTTATCTACGTTGGGGCCGGGGGCCACAAATTTAATGACCGGGGTGGCGGATGCCAATTTAGACGGGGCGCCCCTGGTGGCCATTACCGGACAGGTGGGCACGGACCGCATGCACATTGAATCCCACCAATACCTAGACTTGGTGGCCATGTTTGCGCCGGTGACCAAGTGGAACGCCCAAATTGTTCGCCCCAGCATTACCCCGGAAATTGTGCGTAAGGCCTTTAAAATTGCCCAGCAGGAAAAACCGGGGGCTGTGCACATTGACCTGCCGGAAAATATTGCCGCCATGCCCGCTGCCGGTTATGCCTTGCGCCAGAATCGCCAGGAGAAAATTTGCGCTTCGGAGCGGAGTATTTCTCTGGCGGCAGAGGCCATTGAAAATGCCCATAGTCCTTTAATTTTGGTGGGCAATGGGGCGATTCGCAATCAGGCCCACGAGGCGCTAACGGCCTTTGCCGAACAACTTAACATTCCGGTGGCCAATACGTTTATGGGCAAGGGGGTGATTCCCTATACCCATCCCCTGGCCCTTTGGAGTGTGGGGCTGCAACTGCGGGACTACATTAACTGCGCCTTGGAGCACACGGATTTGGTGATTGCGGTGGGGTATGATTTGGTGGAGTACTCTCCCAAAAAATGGAATCCCCAGGGCACGATTCCCATTATTCACATCGCCCAAACGGCGGCGGAAATTGACAGTAGCTATATCCCCATTGTAGAGGTGGTGGGGGACATTTCCGCATCGTTGCAAGCGATTTCCCAGCGTACCAATCGGCGGGGGAAACCGGACCCCTATGCCCTGCGCTATCGGGATGAGATTCGCGCAGACTACGAGCGCTACGCCCAGGACACGTCTTTTCCCATCAAGCCGCAAAAGTTAATTTATGACCTGCGGCAGGTGCTCGGCCCCGATGACATTGTGATTTGCGATGTGGGGGCGCACAAGATGTGGATGGCTCGGCATTACCACTGCCTCAAACCCAATACCTGTTTGATTTCCAATGGTTTTGCGGCCATGGGGATTGCGGTGCCGGGGGGGATTGCAGCCAAATTGGTGGCGCCGGACCGCCATGTGGTGGCCGTAACCGGGGATGGGGGCTTTATGATGAACTGCCAAGAGCTGGAAACGGCCCTGCGGGTAGGGACGCCCTTTGTCACCATCATCTTTAACGATGGGGGGTACGGTCTGATTGAGTGGAAGCAGTACCAGCACTACGGCCATAGTCAGTACATCCGCTTTAACAATCCCGATTTTGTCAAGCTGGCGGAAAGCATGGGGCTGAAGGGCTACCGGCTAGAAACCACGGAGGAGTTTATCCCTACCCTCAAAACGGCGCTAGAGCAACCGGTGCCGACGGTGATTGACTGCCCAGTGGATTATCGGGAAAACCTGCGCTTTACCCAGCGGGCGGGGGATTTGGTCTGTCGGATTTAA